In a genomic window of Petrotoga sp. 9PWA.NaAc.5.4:
- the groL gene encoding chaperonin GroEL (60 kDa chaperone family; promotes refolding of misfolded polypeptides especially under stressful conditions; forms two stacked rings of heptamers to form a barrel-shaped 14mer; ends can be capped by GroES; misfolded proteins enter the barrel where they are refolded when GroES binds): MAKMLKFNEEARRSLEKGVNTVADAVKITLGPKGRNVVLEKSWGSPTITNDGVSIAKEIELKDKFEALGAELVKEVASKTNDIAGDGTTTATVLAQAMIKEGLKNVAAGTNPILMKNGIAKATDKAVDQIRKGSRKLSSKEDIAHVASISANSEEIGNIIAEAMDKVGEDGVITVEDSKTLETYVEFTEGMQFDRGYISPYFVTNTEKMEAEMKEPYILITDRKISAVKPLVPILEKVAQGGKPLVIIAEDVEGEALSTLVLNKLRGTLESVAVKAPGFGDRRKEMLRDIAILTGGTVISEEVGLNLEDVTINDLGQADVVRVGKDDTIIVGGKGNSEDIKERIKQIKAQIENTTSDYEKETLQERLAKLSGGVAVIKVGAATETELKEKKHRIEDALSATRAAVEEGIVAGGGVTLLRAKKAVEDFANTLAGDEKIGAHVVAKSLDAPIKQILINAGLEPAIVIERILENDDATYGFDVLKERYINMFEAGIIDPTKVTRSALQNAASIASMLLTTEVLVVEEPKEEKAPEMPANPDMY; encoded by the coding sequence ATGGCAAAAATGTTAAAATTTAATGAAGAAGCGAGAAGATCTTTAGAAAAAGGCGTTAATACTGTTGCAGATGCAGTAAAAATAACGTTAGGTCCAAAAGGAAGAAATGTTGTATTAGAAAAAAGTTGGGGTTCTCCAACAATAACCAATGACGGTGTTTCAATAGCAAAGGAAATTGAGCTTAAAGATAAATTTGAAGCATTAGGTGCAGAATTAGTCAAAGAGGTTGCTTCTAAGACTAACGATATTGCTGGCGACGGAACAACAACAGCAACTGTTTTAGCTCAAGCTATGATAAAAGAAGGCTTAAAAAATGTTGCGGCAGGAACAAATCCAATATTAATGAAAAATGGTATTGCTAAAGCAACTGATAAGGCTGTAGATCAAATCAGAAAAGGCAGTAGAAAACTTTCTAGTAAAGAAGATATTGCTCACGTTGCTTCCATTTCCGCCAATAGCGAGGAAATTGGAAATATAATAGCTGAAGCTATGGATAAAGTAGGAGAAGACGGAGTTATTACTGTAGAAGATTCAAAAACATTAGAAACTTATGTAGAATTTACTGAAGGTATGCAATTTGATAGAGGTTATATTTCTCCTTATTTTGTAACGAATACTGAAAAGATGGAAGCAGAAATGAAAGAACCATATATTCTTATAACTGATAGAAAGATTTCTGCTGTTAAACCTTTAGTTCCTATCTTAGAAAAGGTTGCTCAAGGTGGCAAACCATTAGTAATAATAGCAGAAGATGTTGAAGGAGAAGCTCTATCAACATTAGTGCTTAATAAATTAAGAGGAACTTTAGAATCTGTAGCAGTAAAAGCTCCAGGATTTGGAGACAGAAGAAAAGAAATGTTAAGAGACATTGCTATTTTAACTGGTGGAACGGTTATTTCAGAAGAAGTAGGGCTTAATCTTGAAGACGTAACAATAAACGATTTAGGTCAAGCAGATGTAGTAAGAGTAGGAAAAGATGATACAATAATCGTTGGAGGAAAAGGAAATTCTGAAGATATTAAAGAAAGAATAAAACAAATAAAAGCTCAAATTGAAAATACAACTTCTGATTATGAAAAAGAAACCTTACAAGAAAGATTAGCAAAATTATCAGGTGGGGTAGCTGTTATTAAAGTTGGAGCTGCTACAGAAACAGAATTAAAAGAGAAGAAACATAGAATAGAAGATGCATTATCTGCAACAAGAGCAGCTGTAGAAGAAGGTATAGTAGCTGGTGGAGGAGTAACTTTATTAAGAGCTAAAAAAGCCGTAGAAGATTTCGCTAATACCTTGGCTGGTGATGAAAAGATTGGAGCACATGTAGTTGCAAAATCTTTAGATGCTCCTATAAAACAAATATTAATAAACGCTGGATTAGAACCAGCTATTGTTATTGAAAGAATATTAGAAAACGATGATGCAACTTATGGTTTTGATGTTCTAAAAGAAAGATACATAAATATGTTTGAAGCAGGTATAATTGATCCTACAAAAGTTACAAGAAGTGCTTTACAAAACGCAGCATCAATTGCATCGATGCTTCTTACGACAGAAGTTCTTGTTGTTGAAGAACCTAAAGAAGAAAAAGCGCCTGAAATGCCGGCAAATCCTGATATGTATTAA